One Pseudorasbora parva isolate DD20220531a chromosome 4, ASM2467924v1, whole genome shotgun sequence genomic region harbors:
- the LOC137073796 gene encoding BEN domain-containing protein 6-like, translating to MNSQKKQQKCKKTCTPKEAADQMIENLKKDLMAKQTSLQSTIENESSSDEDILARNWSKVQQQMKELKRENKRLKEDNFKQILDAMRELPTVVTQLKEVIGQITVQTAPHASTSATASTSVDSASVSPQVLSDDMVFLMPGCNVKVPKRKINSLRMANPSVYIGDLAVLVYGRETLSHSSLTGRQSGAHKDVESKPQLDSTKLDAIFATYIQSSELHIPIPEIE from the exons ATGAACAGCCAAAAAAAACAG CAAAAGTGTAAAAAGACATGTACCCCAAAAGAGGCAGCTGACCAAATGATTGAAAACCTGAAAAAGGACCTTATGGCAAAGCAAACTTCTTTACAG TCAACTATTGAAAATGAGTCATCATCAGATGAGGACATACTTGCCAGGAACTGGAGTAAGGTACAACAGCAAATGAAGGAACTTAAAAGAGAAAACAAGAGGCTAAAAGAAGACAACTTTAAACAGATACTTGATGCCATGAGAG AGCTTCCCACGGTAGTGACGCAGTTGAAAGAAGTGATTGGACAAATAACAGTTCAGACCGCACCTCATGCATCCACCTCTGCAACAGCTTCAACATCAGTAGACTCTGCATCTGTTTCTCCTCAAGTGTTGTCTGATGATATG GTGTTTCTCATGCCAGGATGTAATGTCAAGGTCCCCAAGCGAAAGATTAACTCTCTGCGGATGGCAAATCCGTCAGTATACATCGGGGACCTTGCCGTACTTGTCTACGGAAGGGAAACCCTGTCTCATTCCAGCTTGACAGGAAGACAGTCAGGGGCACACAAAGATGTGGAATCAAAGCCACAGCTTGATAGCACAAAACTTGATGCTATATTTG CAACATATATTCAGTCCTCAGAGCTTCACATTCCAATTCCAGAGATTGAGTAG